A DNA window from Ranitomeya imitator isolate aRanImi1 chromosome 2, aRanImi1.pri, whole genome shotgun sequence contains the following coding sequences:
- the AANAT gene encoding serotonin N-acetyltransferase has protein sequence MSVLNALPFMRPVHIRSPRQQRRHTLPASEFRCLSPEDAVSVFEIEREAFISVSGECPLHLDEVRHFLTLCPELSLGWFEEGRLVAFIIGSLWDQDKLNQDALTLHKPHGSSVHIHVLAVHRTFRQQGKGSILLWRYLQYLRCLPFARRAALMCEDFLVPFYSKCGFKAVGPCDITVGPLTFIEMQCPVKGHAFMRRNSGC, from the exons ATGTCTGTACTGAATGCATTACCATTCATGAGGCCAGTCCACATCCGATCACCACGCCAGCAGAGACGCCACACGCTTCCTGCCAGTGAATTTCGCTGTCTTTCCCCAGAAGACGCAGTCAGTGTGTTTGAGATAGAAAGAGAAg CCTTTATATCAGTATCTGGAGAATGTCCTCTCCATCTGGATGAAGTTCGTCATTTCTTGACCCTTTGCCCGGAGCTGTCGCTTGGCTGGTTTGAAGAGGGACGTCTTGTGGCATTTATCATTGGATCATTATGGGATCAGGACAAGCTCAATCAG GATGCCCTCACCTTGCACAAACCACACGGGTCATCAGTCCACATCCATGTCCTTGCTGTACACCGCACATTTCGGCAGCAGGGCAAGGGATCCATCCTGCTCTGGCGTTACCTTCAGTACCTGCGTTGTCTGCCTTTTGCACGGCGGGCTGCACTAATGTGTGAAGATTTCCTGGTTCCTTTCTACTCCAAGTGTGGCTTCAAGGCTGTGGGCCCATGTGACATAACGGTTGGACCCCTGACCTTTATTGAGATGCAATGTCCAGTCAAAGGTCACGCCTTCATGCGTAGAAATAGTGGTTGTTAG
- the RHBDF2 gene encoding inactive rhomboid protein 2 — protein sequence MASVNKNGSNSRLQSRKPPNLSITIPPTEAERDAKQLRPLTKPLYQKSVSLQEPRRAEDGAGDRPVFRRQTSLSQSIRKGTAQWFGVSNDWEGKRQQWQRKSLRHCSLRYGKLKPQYQRDMELPSQETPSFQATESPATSRLPKIVDPLARGRAFRHPDEVDRPRTPHAGVTPVTPGVMSLTSFTSVRSGYTRLPRRKRESVAHMSFRAAAAIIKGRPILDTPHSRRVGQKCSFAYPSFMDEDTVDAPDTLDSSFFSKVDMHDEAFSMPDDVFESPPLSAAYRAHMPTPDDKSEGPITTVKEPIRPSPTMPGHPCRGKRIASQVKHFAFDRKKRRYGLGVVGNWLNRTYRRSISSTVQTQLEHIDSHRPYFTYWITVVHVLITLLAIGTYGIAPIGFAQHTTTELVLRNKGVYESVKYIQQENFWIGPSSIALIHLGAKFSPCIRRDAQIQSLIKREHDLERESGCCIQNDNSGCVQTLRRDCSETLATFLKWPDHNAPKLNENGERRVSGAVCHQDPRTCEEPASITPHVWADDITQWPICTYQPKNNHTGFRHMDCEIKGRPCCIGTKGSCEITTREYCNFMHGYFHEEATLCSQVHCLDEVCGLLPFLNPEIPDQFYRLWLSLFLHAGIIHCLVSVIFQMTVLRDLEKLAGWLRISIIYILSGITGNLASALFLPYRAEVGPAGSQFGLLACLFVELFQSWQILAKPWKALFKLCGIVLFLFLFGLLPWIDNIAHIFGFLSGLLLSFAFLPYITFGTADKYRKRAMIMVSLMVFIGLFASLVIWLYVYPINWPWIEYLTCIPFTNKFCEKYDIDQVLH from the exons ATGGCATCTGTAAACAAGAATGGAAGCAACTCGCGGCTTCAAAGCCGAAAACCGCcaaacctctccattactatccctCCAACTGAAGCAGAGCGGGATGCCAAGCAGTTACGG CCCCTTACCAAACCACTGTACCAAAAGAGTGTCAGCCTGCAGGAACCAAGGAGGGCGGAAGATGGCGCAGGTGACCGGCCCGTGTTTAGAAGACAGACGTCACTTTCTCAGAGCATAAGAAA AGGTACAGCGCAGTGGTTCGGAGTGAGCAATGACTGGGAAGGGAAGAGACAACAGTGGCAACGCAAAAGTCTTCGTCACTGCAGCCTCCGTTATGGAAAACTTAAGCCCCAATACCAAAGGGATATGGAGCTGCCCAGCCAGGAAACGCCCTCCTTCCAGGCGACGGAGTCTCCTGCCACCTCTCGGCTACCCAAG ATTGTGGACCCGCTGGCACGTGGACGTGCATTTCGACATCCAGATGAGGTGGACCGGCCAAGAACCCCTCACGCAGGAGTCACCCCAGTGACTCCAGGAGTAATGTCCCTGACCTCCTTCACCAGTGTACGTTCAGGGTACACCCGTTTACCACGACGTAAGAGGGAAAGTGTTGCCCACATGAGCTTTCGTGCAGCAGCTGCTATTATTAAG GGTCGACCCATACTAGACACCCCCCACAGCCGAAGAGTTGGGCAAAAATGCAGCTTTGCTTATCCAAGTTTTATGGATGAGGACACAGTGGATGCCCCAGACACTCTGGATTCCTCCTTCTTCAGTAAG gttGACATGCATGATGAAGCATTCTCTATGCCTGATGATGTCTTTGAATCTCCTCCCCTGTCTGCAGCTTATAGAGCACACATGCCAACTCCTGATGATAAATCAGAGGGACCCATTACAACTGT GAAAGAACCCATAAGGCCATCTCCAACCATGCCTGGCCACCCATGTAGAGGAAAGCGTATTGCATCTCAGGTCAAACATTTTGCATTTGATCGGAAGAAGCGCCGTTATGGCTTGGGAGTGGTGGGGAACTGGTTAAATAGGACTTACAGAAGAAGTATCAGCAGCACAGTACAGACTCAGCTGGAGCATATCGACAGCCACAG GCCTTATTTCACTTATTGGATCACAGTTGTCCATGTCCTTATCACTCTTCTAGCCATTGGTACATATGGCATTGCGCCCATTGGTTTTGCACAGCACACCACCACAGAACTG GTTTTACGGAACAAAGGAGTATATGAGAGCGTGAAATACATTCAGCAAGAAAACTTCTGGATAGGTCCCAGTTCT ATAGCGCTCATCCACTTGGGAGCGAAGTTTTCCCCTTGCATACGGAGAGATGCGCAAATCCAGAGCCTGATAAAAAGAGAACACGACCTTGAACGCgagtctggctgctgcattcagaatGATAACTCGGGATGTGTCCAGACACTACGTCGAGACTGCTCG GAAACATTGGCTACTTTCTTAAAGTGGCCAGACCATAATGCTCCTAAACTTAATGAGAATGGCGAAAGGAGGGTTTCAGGAGCAGTGTGTCACCAAGACCCTCG gaCTTGTGAGGAGCCCGCCTCCATAACCCCCCATGTCTGGGCTGATGACATCACTCAGTGGCCA ATTTGCACCTATCAACCCAAAAACAACCACACTGGGTTTAGACACATGGACTGTGAAATCAAAGGAAGACCATGCTGTATTGGCACCAAGGGAAG TTGTGAAATTACAACAAGGGAGTACTGTAACTTCATGCATGGGTATTTCCACGAAGAGGCCACACTTTGCTCGCAG GTCCACTGTCTGGATGAAGTGTGTGGTTTGCTGCCATTTCTAAATCCTGAGATCCCGGATCAGTTTTACAGACTGTGGTTATCCCTTTTTCTTCATGCTGG GATCATCCATTGTTTGGTGTCAGTGATCTTCCAGATGACGGTCCTGCGGGATCTAGAGAAGCTGGCAGGCTGGCTTCGGATCTCCATCATCTACATACTGAGTGGCATTACAGGGAACCTAGCCAGTGCCTTATTCCTGCCCTACAGGGCTGAG GTTGGTCCAGCAGGATCTCAATTTGGTCTTCTGGCATGCCTTTTCGTTGAACTTTTCCAGAGCTGGCAAATCTTGGCCAAGCCATGGAAGGCACTCTTCAAGCTTTGTGGAATTGTTCTCTTTCTGTTCCTCTTTGGACTTCTTCCCTGGATTGATAACATAGCTCATATTTTTGGCTTTTTAAGTGGTCTTCTGCTCTCATTTGCCTTCCTCCCATACATTACATTTGGCACGGCTGACAAGTACCGCAAGAGAGCCATGATCATGGTTTCACTGATGGTCTTTATAGGTCTTTTTGCGTCGCTCGTTATCTGGCTCTACGTTTATCCAATCAACTGGCCTTGGATAGAATATCTGACCTGTATTCCCTTTACCAACAAGTTTTGTGAGAAATATGATATTGACCAGGTGCTCCACTAA